The Catenulispora sp. MAP5-51 genome has a window encoding:
- a CDS encoding extracellular solute-binding protein, with translation MRIRTSAALAVGSVLVLGVAACSSAGSGSSGSAGSAAQPAAIAGAGSGAGKTLTVWYMDGDLSDAATKAINDKFTASTGAQVKVEIQQWDGINTKIATALAQDNPPDVIEIGNTDVPLFAASSGLTDLNPVLAQLQAGQHWLPGLAGPATIDGHSYGAPLFAGNRAVIYNKKIWADAGITAVPTTYSQLTADLDAIKAKNTAPDFSAFYFPGRYWYGALQFVWDAGGQLAAQSGGKWTGQLESPQAQQGLQNWKSFIDKYSSTASQDVDTTAPDFNTLFAQGKTATILNSNVNKILKVDPSLQDQIGTFPFPSATDGKTQPVFLGGSDLVVAAKSKNQALALAYLKAATDPGVQTSAIVGIDHWIPASSEVIDQSMSSLPDVSKAFFTAAKTSVATPAVAGWATIESDKSINDFFADIATGRKSPADAAKTLDAHLDQALNAPAQ, from the coding sequence ATGCGCATACGCACATCGGCCGCGCTGGCCGTGGGAAGTGTCCTCGTGCTCGGCGTCGCGGCCTGCTCCAGCGCCGGCTCCGGATCCTCCGGGTCCGCCGGCTCGGCCGCGCAGCCGGCCGCGATCGCCGGGGCGGGCTCCGGCGCCGGCAAGACCCTGACCGTCTGGTACATGGACGGCGACCTGTCCGACGCCGCCACCAAGGCGATCAACGACAAGTTCACCGCCTCGACCGGCGCCCAGGTGAAGGTCGAGATCCAGCAGTGGGACGGCATCAACACCAAGATCGCCACCGCGCTGGCCCAGGACAACCCGCCGGACGTCATCGAGATCGGCAACACCGACGTCCCGCTGTTCGCCGCCAGCTCCGGTCTGACGGACCTCAACCCCGTCCTGGCGCAGCTGCAGGCCGGCCAGCACTGGCTGCCCGGGCTCGCGGGCCCGGCCACCATCGACGGCCACAGCTACGGCGCGCCCCTGTTCGCCGGCAACCGCGCGGTCATCTACAACAAGAAGATCTGGGCCGACGCCGGCATCACCGCCGTCCCGACGACCTACTCCCAGCTGACCGCGGACCTGGACGCCATCAAGGCCAAGAACACCGCTCCGGACTTCTCGGCCTTCTATTTCCCGGGCCGCTACTGGTACGGCGCGCTGCAGTTCGTGTGGGACGCCGGCGGCCAGCTCGCCGCGCAGTCCGGCGGCAAGTGGACCGGCCAGCTGGAATCGCCCCAGGCCCAGCAGGGGCTCCAGAACTGGAAGAGCTTCATCGACAAGTACTCCTCGACCGCCTCCCAGGACGTCGACACCACGGCCCCGGACTTCAACACCCTGTTCGCCCAGGGCAAGACCGCGACCATCCTGAACTCGAACGTCAACAAGATCCTGAAGGTGGACCCCTCGCTCCAGGACCAGATCGGCACCTTCCCCTTCCCCAGCGCCACCGACGGCAAGACCCAGCCGGTCTTCCTCGGCGGCTCGGACCTGGTGGTCGCGGCCAAGAGCAAGAACCAGGCCCTGGCCCTGGCCTACCTGAAGGCCGCCACCGACCCCGGGGTCCAGACCTCGGCGATCGTCGGCATCGACCACTGGATCCCGGCCTCCTCCGAGGTCATCGACCAGTCGATGAGCTCCCTGCCGGACGTCTCCAAGGCCTTCTTCACCGCGGCCAAGACCTCGGTGGCGACCCCCGCCGTGGCCGGCTGGGCGACGATCGAGTCGGACAAGTCCATCAACGACTTCTTCGCCGACATCGCCACCGGCCGCAAGTCCCCGGCCGACGCGGCCAAGACCCTGGACGCGCACCTGGACCAGGCGCTGAACGCCCCGGCGCAATGA
- a CDS encoding cellulose binding domain-containing protein, with the protein MRHRPAPRRSLAAFTAAGVAGAFGLTAAVLTTTAHAAGAPASLAYHVGSTGSDMVEPWFTVTNTSGATLNLSTVKIRYYFTVDSSPSYQFTCEWAQIGCGNITGAIGTLPSPTATADHYLEVGFSGGTLAPGASTGDLQLRMNAAGWAPVNQADDYSFNASQTSYGPSSTITLAVNGAIVSGTAPGGNPPPTSPSSSPSTSPSSSPSGGGGGTPSGTLFDDFSYSGPTDPNLGAHGWAIRTGSGGPGVQNTWSADTFSFPSDSTAQGGHAMDLTASTDGTTGGTKQAEIDTTQQKFFEGTYAARVYFNDAPTTGPNGDHVNETFYTITPDNSLYSEDDFEYLPNGGWGGPANSMYTTSWYSADAMDRVTNDTTGSLQGWHTLVATVYGGTVTYYIDGKQVFSSTGKYYPREAMTIDFNEWFIDLPITGARTWDEKVNWVYYAKGVAQSPTDVQNAVNAYYKGGTHFTDTVPSS; encoded by the coding sequence ATGCGCCACCGTCCCGCCCCGCGCCGCTCGCTCGCGGCCTTCACCGCCGCCGGCGTGGCCGGCGCCTTCGGCCTCACCGCGGCCGTGCTGACCACCACCGCGCACGCCGCCGGCGCCCCCGCCTCGCTGGCCTACCACGTCGGCTCGACCGGCTCGGACATGGTCGAGCCCTGGTTCACCGTCACCAACACCAGCGGCGCGACGCTGAACCTGTCGACGGTGAAGATCCGCTACTACTTCACGGTCGACTCCTCGCCCTCGTACCAGTTCACGTGCGAGTGGGCGCAGATCGGCTGCGGGAACATCACCGGCGCCATCGGCACCCTGCCCTCGCCGACCGCGACCGCGGACCACTACCTGGAGGTCGGGTTCTCCGGCGGCACGCTGGCCCCCGGCGCCTCGACCGGCGACCTGCAGCTGCGCATGAACGCCGCCGGCTGGGCCCCGGTGAACCAGGCCGACGACTACTCGTTCAACGCCTCGCAGACCTCCTACGGCCCGTCGAGCACGATCACGCTGGCGGTCAACGGGGCGATCGTCTCGGGCACCGCGCCCGGCGGGAACCCGCCGCCCACCAGCCCGTCCAGCTCGCCGAGCACGAGTCCGTCGAGCTCGCCGTCCGGCGGTGGCGGCGGGACACCGTCCGGGACGTTGTTCGACGACTTCTCCTACTCCGGGCCGACCGACCCGAACCTGGGCGCGCACGGCTGGGCGATCCGCACCGGCTCCGGCGGCCCGGGCGTGCAGAACACGTGGTCGGCGGACACGTTCAGCTTCCCGAGCGACTCCACCGCCCAGGGCGGGCACGCCATGGACCTGACGGCCTCGACCGACGGCACCACCGGCGGCACCAAGCAGGCCGAGATCGACACCACGCAGCAGAAGTTCTTCGAGGGCACCTACGCCGCCCGTGTCTACTTCAACGACGCCCCGACCACCGGCCCCAACGGCGACCACGTGAACGAGACCTTCTACACGATCACCCCCGACAACTCGCTCTACAGCGAGGACGACTTCGAGTACCTCCCCAACGGCGGCTGGGGCGGCCCGGCGAACTCGATGTACACGACCAGCTGGTACAGCGCCGACGCGATGGACCGCGTCACCAACGACACCACCGGCAGCCTCCAGGGCTGGCACACCCTGGTCGCCACGGTCTACGGCGGCACGGTCACCTACTACATCGACGGCAAGCAGGTGTTCAGCAGCACCGGCAAGTACTACCCCCGCGAGGCGATGACCATCGACTTCAACGAGTGGTTCATCGACCTGCCGATCACCGGCGCCCGCACCTGGGACGAGAAGGTCAACTGGGTGTACTACGCCAAGGGCGTCGCGCAGTCGCCGACCGACGTGCAGAACGCGGTCAACGCCTACTACAAGGGTGGCACGCACTTCACCGACACCGTGCCGAGCAGCTGA
- a CDS encoding GntR family transcriptional regulator → MTGQTRPARKVATAKRDRVRDHLLQLIDTAAPGTSLDSERDLAESLGVSRPTVRAALQDLARSGYLVRHQGRGTFTSPRKIDQALTGDSPDGAAALAAPSAEGTWTSHVVAFRTSPAGPSRATRFDIAADALILRIVRVRLVEGEPIAIERLDVPAALVPNLKPADVESGNFYHLLRDRHGITVSDAVQTMEPTVANPEQAELLDIEVYAPLLQVERTTKDTTGRVVEFAHSVYRGDRYRITTRLHLDATSG, encoded by the coding sequence GTGACTGGCCAGACCCGCCCGGCCCGCAAAGTGGCCACCGCCAAGCGCGACCGTGTGCGCGATCACCTGCTGCAGCTGATCGACACCGCCGCGCCGGGGACCAGCCTGGACTCCGAGCGCGACCTCGCCGAGTCGCTGGGGGTTTCGCGGCCGACCGTACGGGCCGCGTTGCAGGATCTGGCGCGGTCCGGATACCTGGTGCGCCACCAGGGGCGGGGGACGTTCACCAGTCCGCGCAAGATCGATCAGGCTCTGACCGGCGACAGCCCCGATGGGGCGGCTGCTTTGGCCGCGCCGTCCGCGGAGGGGACCTGGACCAGCCATGTCGTCGCCTTCCGGACCTCCCCTGCCGGGCCGTCCCGGGCGACGCGCTTCGACATCGCCGCCGACGCGCTGATTCTGCGGATCGTGCGGGTGCGGCTGGTGGAGGGGGAGCCGATCGCGATCGAGCGGCTCGATGTGCCCGCGGCACTCGTGCCGAATCTGAAGCCGGCCGATGTCGAGTCCGGCAACTTCTACCATCTGCTGCGCGACCGGCACGGGATCACGGTCTCCGACGCCGTGCAGACCATGGAGCCCACGGTCGCCAATCCCGAGCAGGCCGAGCTGCTCGACATCGAGGTCTACGCGCCGCTGCTCCAGGTCGAGCGCACCACCAAGGACACCACGGGCCGGGTCGTGGAGTTCGCGCACTCGGTGTACCGCGGTGACCGGTACCGCATCACGACGCGGCTGCACCTGGACGCGACCTCCGGCTGA
- a CDS encoding chorismate mutase: MTSDLSTLQDEEASQDARSRLLELRASIDNLDSAVVHLLAERFKCTQQVGRLKAKHGMPAVDSDREAVQIKRLRSLAEEARLDPEFAEKFLNFIIDEVVRNHRAHQTQ; the protein is encoded by the coding sequence ATGACGAGCGATTTGTCCACATTGCAAGACGAAGAGGCATCGCAGGACGCGCGCAGCCGCCTCCTGGAGCTCCGCGCCAGCATCGACAACCTCGACTCGGCGGTCGTGCACCTGCTCGCGGAGCGCTTCAAGTGCACCCAGCAGGTCGGGCGGCTCAAGGCGAAGCACGGGATGCCGGCGGTCGACTCCGATCGGGAGGCCGTCCAGATCAAGAGGCTGCGCTCCCTGGCCGAGGAGGCACGGCTGGATCCGGAGTTCGCGGAGAAGTTCCTGAACTTCATCATCGATGAGGTCGTCCGCAACCACCGGGCCCACCAGACGCAATAG
- a CDS encoding LLM class F420-dependent oxidoreductase: MARPYRFGVNMITPSDAGAWREKCRRAEAIGFDVITVADHLGMPAPFPALVAAAEATERPRLGTFTLNAGFFNPTLLAREVATTDQLTGGRLELGLGTGYVRAEHDTAGLPFGTPGRRVAHLRRTVEELERLAQAEDFAPNPIQKPRPPLLIGGNGDRVLELAARHADIVAFTGAGFDPADLTGTPRAISAEQLDERVAAYRTFAADRAEPAELNLLIQMVTPAPDRRAAIRPHLDQIPHLTEDQVLDLPILLIGTTEQMAEQIRAQRERYGFTYLTVLEPWMEAFAPVMEALRGE, from the coding sequence ATGGCCCGTCCCTACCGCTTCGGCGTCAACATGATCACCCCGTCGGACGCCGGCGCGTGGCGGGAGAAGTGCCGCAGGGCCGAGGCGATCGGCTTCGACGTCATCACCGTGGCCGACCACCTCGGGATGCCCGCGCCGTTCCCCGCGCTCGTGGCCGCGGCCGAGGCGACGGAGCGGCCGCGGCTGGGCACGTTCACGCTCAACGCGGGCTTCTTCAATCCCACCCTGCTCGCCCGCGAGGTGGCCACCACCGACCAGCTCACCGGCGGCCGCCTCGAACTCGGGCTCGGCACCGGCTATGTGCGGGCCGAGCACGACACGGCGGGCCTGCCCTTCGGGACGCCGGGCCGGCGCGTGGCACACCTGCGCCGCACCGTCGAGGAGCTCGAACGGCTTGCCCAGGCTGAGGATTTCGCGCCGAACCCGATCCAGAAGCCCCGGCCGCCGCTCCTGATCGGCGGCAACGGCGACCGCGTCCTGGAACTGGCCGCCCGCCACGCGGACATCGTCGCGTTCACCGGCGCGGGCTTCGACCCCGCCGACCTGACCGGCACGCCGCGCGCGATCAGCGCGGAGCAGCTGGACGAACGCGTCGCCGCGTACCGCACGTTCGCCGCCGACCGCGCCGAGCCCGCCGAACTCAATCTCCTGATCCAGATGGTCACGCCCGCGCCCGACCGCCGCGCCGCCATCCGGCCGCACCTGGACCAAATTCCGCACCTCACCGAGGACCAGGTGCTCGATCTGCCGATCCTGCTCATCGGCACCACCGAGCAGATGGCCGAGCAGATCCGCGCGCAGCGGGAGCGCTACGGCTTCACGTACCTGACCGTGCTCGAACCGTGGATGGAGGCGTTCGCGCCGGTCATGGAGGCTTTGCGCGGGGAGTAG
- a CDS encoding TetR/AcrR family transcriptional regulator encodes MTTRERLIESTRTLLWERGYVGTSPKDIQHLAEAGQGSMYHHFSGKEELARIAIDRTAEDMRAKVDALLSGPGTALERIAAYLRRERDVLKGCPIGRLTQDPDVMDAPLLVAPVAETLTWLRERLAALVAEGVADGELNPALDPAATAAAIVATLQGGYVLARADDDPGAFQQAIEGVLALLGAPAAR; translated from the coding sequence ATGACGACGAGGGAACGGCTCATCGAGAGCACCCGCACCCTGCTGTGGGAGCGCGGCTACGTCGGGACCAGCCCGAAGGACATCCAGCACCTGGCCGAGGCCGGCCAGGGCAGCATGTACCACCACTTCTCCGGCAAGGAGGAGCTGGCGCGCATCGCGATCGACCGGACCGCCGAGGACATGCGCGCCAAAGTGGACGCGCTCCTCTCCGGGCCGGGCACCGCGCTGGAGCGCATCGCGGCCTACCTGCGCAGGGAGCGCGACGTCCTGAAGGGCTGCCCTATCGGCCGGCTGACCCAGGACCCTGACGTGATGGACGCGCCGCTGCTGGTGGCGCCGGTCGCCGAGACGCTCACCTGGCTGCGCGAGCGTCTGGCGGCCCTGGTGGCCGAGGGCGTCGCCGACGGCGAGCTGAACCCGGCCCTGGATCCGGCGGCCACGGCGGCCGCGATCGTCGCCACGCTCCAGGGCGGATACGTCCTGGCCCGCGCCGACGACGACCCCGGAGCCTTCCAGCAGGCGATAGAAGGCGTTCTGGCGCTGCTCGGCGCCCCGGCCGCCCGCTGA
- a CDS encoding cupin domain-containing protein, with translation MQISRAPRTGVPALSEWITGDAVIEELAAPTGPSRTQVDSVRFTPGARTRWHNHPLGQVLVVTNGTALVQRRGGEVETVPAGDTVRIEAGEWHWHGATPDAAMTHLAIEELPEDGRTAEFAEAVTDEEYAAWRTDSAQAADAETEPAPPMSRVIVMDQKLPDPLLTHRLEIRRITVAPGYAAGLHVHNGPVFGNIVSGAAVYQIEGEQAVLLRPGDVFYEPEGVRIARFDAQEDGVTFFGYFPLADGIDAELVIPED, from the coding sequence ATGCAGATCTCCCGCGCTCCCCGCACCGGCGTACCCGCTTTGTCCGAGTGGATCACCGGCGACGCCGTCATCGAAGAACTCGCGGCCCCGACAGGGCCGTCGCGCACGCAGGTCGACAGTGTGCGCTTCACCCCCGGCGCCCGCACCCGCTGGCACAACCACCCGCTCGGGCAGGTACTCGTCGTCACAAACGGCACGGCTTTGGTCCAGCGGCGAGGCGGCGAGGTCGAGACCGTCCCCGCCGGCGACACCGTGCGGATCGAGGCCGGCGAATGGCACTGGCACGGCGCGACCCCCGACGCGGCGATGACCCATCTGGCCATCGAAGAGCTGCCCGAGGACGGCCGGACCGCCGAGTTCGCCGAAGCGGTCACCGACGAGGAATACGCCGCGTGGCGCACGGATTCGGCCCAGGCAGCCGACGCGGAAACCGAGCCGGCGCCGCCCATGAGCCGCGTCATCGTCATGGACCAGAAGCTGCCCGACCCCCTGCTCACCCACCGCCTCGAGATCCGGCGGATCACCGTCGCACCCGGATACGCCGCCGGGCTGCACGTCCACAACGGACCGGTCTTCGGCAACATCGTGTCCGGCGCGGCCGTGTACCAGATCGAGGGCGAGCAGGCCGTGCTGCTCCGGCCCGGCGACGTGTTCTACGAGCCGGAGGGCGTCCGGATCGCGCGTTTCGACGCGCAGGAGGACGGCGTCACCTTCTTCGGCTACTTCCCGCTCGCCGACGGGATCGACGCCGAGCTGGTGATCCCGGAAGACTGA
- a CDS encoding extracellular solute-binding protein, with protein sequence MVAVGAALTSVVLAACGSGSSKPVAAGRSAGGSLAGQSITLYSGQHEQTVQALVKAFEAKTGVKVNVRSGDEAELANQILTEGKASPADAFFAENPPALTTLEEKGLLAKVDASTLSAVPAADSSAGGDWLGVSARSAVFAYNTSAVQTSQLPTSVQDLAGAAWKGKLGIAPSETDFTPIVTRMIKAVGADATKTWLQGLKANGKVYDSNEDLISAINKGEVAGGVVDHYYWYRMRDEVGAGAVHSALASFAAGDPGSMVDVSGIGILSSSKHQAAAQALLAYLVSQPGQQIIATSQSYEYPLLPGVTAAKLDKPLSAAGPLVPATDLGDGKQALDLLQSVGLLS encoded by the coding sequence GTGGTCGCGGTCGGAGCGGCCCTGACCAGTGTGGTGCTGGCGGCGTGCGGCAGCGGGTCCTCGAAGCCGGTGGCGGCCGGCCGGTCAGCGGGCGGGTCGCTGGCCGGCCAGTCGATCACCCTCTACAGCGGTCAGCACGAGCAGACCGTGCAGGCGCTGGTGAAGGCCTTCGAGGCCAAGACCGGCGTGAAGGTGAACGTGCGCTCCGGGGACGAGGCCGAGCTCGCGAACCAGATCCTCACCGAGGGCAAGGCCTCCCCCGCCGACGCGTTCTTCGCCGAGAACCCTCCGGCGCTGACCACGCTGGAGGAGAAGGGCCTGCTGGCCAAGGTGGACGCGAGCACGCTGAGCGCGGTGCCGGCCGCGGACAGCTCGGCCGGCGGCGACTGGCTCGGGGTGTCGGCCCGCAGCGCCGTGTTCGCGTACAACACCTCGGCGGTGCAGACCTCGCAGCTGCCGACGTCGGTGCAGGACCTGGCGGGCGCGGCGTGGAAGGGGAAGCTCGGGATCGCGCCGAGCGAGACCGACTTCACCCCGATCGTCACGCGCATGATCAAGGCGGTCGGCGCCGACGCGACCAAGACCTGGCTACAGGGGCTCAAGGCCAACGGCAAGGTCTACGACTCGAACGAGGACCTGATCTCCGCCATCAACAAGGGCGAGGTCGCCGGGGGCGTCGTCGACCACTACTACTGGTACCGCATGCGCGACGAGGTCGGCGCGGGCGCCGTGCACAGCGCGCTGGCCTCCTTCGCCGCCGGGGACCCGGGGTCGATGGTGGACGTCTCCGGCATCGGGATCCTGTCCTCCAGCAAGCACCAGGCGGCGGCCCAGGCGCTGCTCGCCTACTTGGTTTCCCAGCCGGGTCAGCAGATCATCGCCACCTCGCAGAGCTATGAGTACCCGCTGCTGCCCGGCGTGACCGCCGCGAAGCTGGACAAGCCGCTGTCGGCCGCCGGACCGCTGGTGCCGGCCACCGATCTGGGCGACGGCAAGCAGGCACTGGATCTGCTGCAGAGCGTCGGCCTGCTTTCGTGA
- a CDS encoding ABC transporter permease has protein sequence MSQPAAPARAALPRSVLRAMSPAALRRRASGAPLVLSLVAAAVAVVVCCPLVFVVMQAGQSGWDSVRRLLGRPLVTTLLWHTLELTVTVTAATLLIGFCAAFLTQRTDIPGRRVFTVLLAMPLAVPEFVHGYCWVSLFPSVQGFRGAVLVMTTSLYPLVFLPVAATLRRSDAATEEVARSLGHSRWRVLWRVTLPQTRPALAGGALLVSLYLLGEYGAFAMVRYTTFATAIYTQFETSFDTVSASVLALVLIVLAVLVTGAEAGAGRRRGRGVRVVREGAAARPADPLALGRGRIPALLGLAAVVGTTLGVPVYALGYWLAKGNSSTLPSASIWTATATTAGYALVTAAVATAAAVPVALLAWRHPGHASEGIVRLAYLTRALPGIAVALAVVFFAIRYAQPWYQQPPMLVAGYVVLFFPLALTAVRASLAHVPHGVEDVARSLGRRRLAVLGRVTLPLIAPGLAASFAMVALTASTELTATLLLHPTGTETLATRFWSYTTGLAYGAAAPYAAMMTVLSVPAVILLTRRTLGPARSLKEEA, from the coding sequence GTGAGCCAGCCCGCTGCTCCCGCCCGCGCCGCCCTGCCGCGTTCGGTCCTGAGGGCGATGAGCCCGGCGGCGTTGCGCCGCCGGGCTTCCGGCGCTCCGTTGGTGCTGTCGCTGGTGGCCGCGGCGGTCGCGGTCGTCGTGTGCTGCCCGCTGGTGTTCGTGGTGATGCAGGCCGGCCAGTCCGGATGGGACTCCGTCCGCCGGCTGCTCGGCCGCCCGCTGGTCACCACGCTGTTGTGGCACACGCTGGAGCTCACCGTCACCGTCACGGCGGCGACGCTGCTCATCGGCTTCTGCGCCGCCTTCCTGACGCAGCGCACTGACATCCCGGGGCGCCGGGTGTTCACGGTGCTGCTGGCGATGCCTTTGGCGGTCCCGGAGTTCGTGCACGGGTACTGCTGGGTCTCGTTGTTCCCGTCGGTCCAGGGCTTCCGGGGCGCGGTGCTGGTGATGACCACCTCGCTGTACCCGCTGGTGTTCCTGCCGGTGGCCGCGACCCTGCGGCGCAGCGACGCCGCCACCGAGGAGGTGGCGCGCAGCCTCGGCCACAGCCGGTGGCGCGTCCTGTGGCGGGTGACGCTGCCGCAGACCCGGCCGGCGCTGGCCGGCGGCGCGCTGCTGGTGTCGCTGTACCTGCTCGGCGAGTACGGGGCGTTCGCGATGGTGCGCTACACCACCTTCGCCACCGCGATCTACACGCAGTTCGAGACGAGCTTCGACACCGTCTCGGCGTCCGTGCTGGCGCTGGTGCTGATCGTGCTGGCCGTACTGGTGACCGGGGCCGAGGCCGGAGCCGGACGCCGGCGGGGCCGGGGGGTCAGGGTGGTCCGGGAAGGCGCGGCGGCGCGGCCCGCCGATCCGCTGGCGCTGGGCCGGGGCCGGATTCCGGCCCTCCTGGGACTGGCCGCGGTGGTCGGCACCACGCTCGGCGTCCCGGTATACGCACTCGGATACTGGCTGGCCAAGGGCAACTCCAGCACGCTGCCCTCGGCCTCGATCTGGACGGCGACCGCCACCACCGCCGGGTACGCGCTGGTCACCGCCGCGGTGGCGACGGCGGCCGCGGTCCCGGTCGCGCTGCTGGCCTGGCGCCACCCGGGGCACGCGTCCGAGGGGATCGTGCGCCTGGCCTACCTGACGCGGGCCCTGCCGGGCATCGCGGTCGCGCTGGCCGTGGTGTTCTTCGCGATCCGCTACGCCCAGCCCTGGTATCAGCAGCCTCCGATGCTCGTCGCCGGCTACGTGGTGTTGTTCTTCCCCCTCGCCCTGACGGCCGTGCGCGCCTCGCTGGCCCACGTCCCGCACGGGGTCGAGGACGTGGCGCGCTCGCTCGGCCGGCGCCGCCTGGCCGTGCTGGGCCGGGTCACGCTGCCGCTGATCGCGCCGGGGCTGGCCGCCTCGTTCGCGATGGTGGCGCTGACCGCCAGCACCGAGCTGACCGCGACGCTGCTGTTGCATCCCACCGGGACCGAGACCCTGGCGACCCGGTTCTGGTCGTACACCACCGGACTGGCCTACGGCGCCGCCGCTCCCTACGCGGCGATGATGACCGTCCTGTCGGTCCCGGCCGTGATCCTGCTGACCCGCCGCACGCTCGGACCCGCCCGCAGCTTGAAGGAAGAAGCCTGA
- a CDS encoding ABC transporter ATP-binding protein: protein MSGLTITGLRAGHGASAVLDGLDLTIEDGTLACILGPSGCGKSTLLRVIAGFHRSSAGTVAVGGRVLNDERTQVAAERRRIGYVPQDGALFPHLSAAANIGFGLPRAGRGERVEELLDLVGLSGLGDRHPHQLSGGQQQRVALARALAPRPELLLLDEPFAALDAALRTEVRAQVAAALRAANATAILVTHDVDEALSFADLIAVLRGGRIVQADSGHALYHRPADADIARTLGEANLLPAVVRGGLAETALGTVALPDGAEVPDGLATVMLRPGQVRIAAPGPDTDTGADTNTGTGTGTGTDAFPARILDSRFRGTDWRIELTLEDSHIAGPPLIAYVTQEPPAAGQQVHLGVDGCAFPLGTPADPGHAAGADEQPSKAAAGTVVS, encoded by the coding sequence ATGAGCGGACTCACGATCACCGGACTGCGGGCCGGCCACGGCGCCTCCGCGGTCCTGGACGGCCTGGATCTGACGATCGAGGACGGGACGCTGGCTTGCATCCTCGGCCCCTCCGGATGCGGCAAGAGCACACTGCTGCGGGTCATCGCCGGATTCCACCGGTCGAGCGCGGGAACGGTCGCGGTCGGCGGACGCGTGCTGAACGACGAGCGCACGCAGGTCGCGGCCGAACGCCGGCGGATCGGCTACGTCCCGCAGGACGGCGCGCTGTTCCCGCACCTCTCGGCCGCCGCGAACATCGGCTTCGGCCTGCCGCGTGCCGGACGCGGTGAGCGCGTGGAGGAGCTGCTGGACCTGGTCGGGCTGTCAGGGCTCGGCGACCGGCATCCGCATCAGCTCTCCGGCGGCCAACAGCAGCGCGTCGCATTGGCGCGGGCACTCGCCCCGCGCCCGGAACTGCTGTTGTTGGACGAGCCGTTCGCCGCGTTGGACGCCGCACTGCGCACCGAGGTACGGGCCCAGGTCGCGGCGGCACTGAGGGCGGCGAACGCCACCGCGATCCTCGTGACGCACGACGTCGACGAGGCGTTGTCGTTCGCCGACCTCATCGCGGTGCTGCGCGGCGGGCGGATCGTGCAGGCCGACAGCGGCCACGCGCTGTACCACCGGCCTGCCGATGCCGACATAGCGCGGACGCTCGGCGAGGCCAACCTGCTCCCCGCGGTCGTGCGCGGCGGTCTGGCCGAGACGGCGCTGGGTACCGTGGCGCTGCCCGACGGGGCCGAGGTCCCCGACGGATTGGCGACCGTCATGCTGCGCCCCGGCCAGGTGCGGATCGCGGCCCCCGGGCCGGACACAGACACTGGCGCCGACACCAACACTGGCACCGGCACCGGCACCGGCACCGACGCCTTCCCGGCGCGGATCCTCGATTCCCGGTTCCGGGGCACCGACTGGCGGATCGAGCTCACCCTCGAGGACAGCCACATCGCCGGGCCGCCGCTGATCGCCTACGTCACGCAGGAACCGCCGGCGGCCGGGCAGCAGGTCCACCTCGGCGTCGACGGCTGCGCCTTTCCGCTCGGCACCCCGGCCGATCCCGGGCACGCCGCCGGCGCGGACGAGCAGCCTTCGAAGGCGGCCGCCGGCACCGTCGTGTCCTGA